One Thermoanaerobacter pseudethanolicus ATCC 33223 DNA window includes the following coding sequences:
- a CDS encoding XapX domain-containing protein, translated as MKETLLALVTGMIVGLIFSSLKLPLPAPNVLPGIAGIIGIYLGGVLFEYILKLIGR; from the coding sequence GTGAAAGAAACATTGTTAGCATTAGTTACTGGAATGATTGTAGGGTTAATTTTTTCATCTTTGAAATTGCCACTTCCTGCTCCAAATGTATTACCAGGAATAGCTGGCATTATAGGAATTTACCTTGGAGGAGTATTGTTTGAATACATCCTTAAATTGATTGGTAGGTGA
- a CDS encoding NAD(P)/FAD-dependent oxidoreductase, with translation MRVYDVIIIGGGPAGLFTALELIDKKDGLNILLLEKGKDIQKRICPINVYGSKCANCKPCAITSGIGGAGAFSDGKLTLTSEFGGVLDEYMSKSQLNDLINYVDRIYVKFGGTTEVHGTDREKIREIEKRAQAADLKLIPAVIKHLGTEKCFDIIKNMRDYIGQKVEIKTETPVAEIIVENGKAKGVVTEKGEKYYGEYIVVVPGREGAEWFKREADRIGLETKNNAVDIGVRVEIPAVVMEDITKEIYESKFIYYSKSFDDRVRTFCMNPYGKVVIENNNGIKTVNGHSYKDIKTDNTNFAILVSKEFTHPFNRPIEYGRYIAELANMLGDGVIVQRLGDLLAGRRSTPERIKRGLVEPTLKDATPGDLSLVLPYRFLQSIIEMLQALDKVSPGVYSKHTLLYGVEVKFYSSRVKLTDKFETQIQNLFAAGDGAGITRGLAQASVSGVVVAREILERVK, from the coding sequence ATGAGAGTGTACGACGTCATTATCATTGGAGGAGGTCCTGCGGGACTTTTCACTGCCTTAGAACTAATCGATAAAAAAGATGGATTAAATATATTGCTGTTAGAAAAAGGGAAAGATATACAAAAAAGAATTTGCCCTATTAATGTCTATGGCTCAAAGTGTGCTAATTGTAAACCCTGCGCTATTACTTCTGGAATAGGGGGCGCAGGGGCATTTAGTGATGGGAAACTGACTTTGACATCAGAGTTTGGTGGGGTTTTAGATGAATACATGTCTAAGTCGCAGCTTAACGACCTTATAAATTATGTCGACAGGATATACGTAAAATTTGGAGGGACAACAGAAGTTCACGGTACAGATAGAGAAAAAATCAGAGAAATAGAAAAAAGAGCTCAAGCTGCAGATTTAAAATTGATTCCTGCAGTGATAAAACATTTAGGTACAGAAAAATGCTTTGACATTATAAAAAACATGAGAGATTATATTGGGCAAAAGGTGGAGATTAAAACAGAGACACCTGTTGCTGAGATAATTGTAGAAAATGGCAAGGCAAAAGGGGTAGTTACAGAAAAAGGAGAAAAATATTACGGGGAATATATAGTTGTTGTACCTGGAAGAGAAGGTGCTGAATGGTTCAAAAGAGAAGCTGACAGAATCGGATTGGAAACAAAAAATAACGCTGTTGATATAGGAGTGAGAGTAGAAATTCCTGCTGTTGTCATGGAAGATATAACAAAGGAAATATACGAATCGAAATTTATATATTATTCTAAGTCTTTTGATGACAGGGTAAGGACTTTTTGTATGAATCCTTATGGTAAAGTTGTGATAGAAAATAATAATGGAATTAAAACAGTAAATGGACATAGCTACAAAGATATAAAAACAGACAATACAAATTTTGCAATACTTGTTAGCAAAGAATTTACCCATCCTTTTAATAGACCCATAGAATATGGTCGTTATATAGCAGAACTTGCCAATATGTTAGGAGATGGAGTGATTGTGCAAAGATTAGGGGACTTACTAGCGGGAAGGCGTTCTACTCCAGAAAGGATTAAGAGAGGCCTTGTGGAACCAACTTTAAAAGATGCAACGCCAGGAGATTTAAGCTTGGTGTTACCTTATAGATTTTTGCAGTCAATTATTGAGATGTTGCAAGCTTTGGACAAAGTATCTCCAGGGGTATATTCTAAACATACACTTTTATACGGTGTTGAGGTAAAGTTTTATTCCTCACGAGTAAAGCTTACTGACAAATTTGAAACGCAAATTCAAAATCTATTTGCGGCGGGAGATGGAGCAGGCATTACACGGGGACTGGCACAAGCCTCTGTATCTGGCGTTGTAGTTGCAAGAGAAATATTGGAAAGAGTTAAATAA
- a CDS encoding methyl-accepting chemotaxis protein has protein sequence MRSIFWRLVISFLIVATIPVGAIYYFAVDDKVMHVFVTVASVSFALSLILSVIISLNITRPIKKLIEELKKAQEGDFTAKVDLMRKDEIGTLLTTFNRTMENVRAILQDVSTFAQSTKDTANALFKSIEQGNMTFEQISQAVEEIANGASEQAKDTSNAADMVQNIGNSIDNSAKFFKAVEESTINADKLSQNGMHTVNSLKEKTDVTKESIDEVVSAINELQANSHHIEKIIEVITGIADQTNLLALNAAIEAARAGEAGRGFAVVAEEVRNLAEQSRQAASEIAKIISEIEQKTDKTVEKANLVKEIAEDQAHHVETTYAAFNEIKSSIDTITENIHMLNNAMMELSGYKDEIIGSIANITAVSEETAASTEEVAASTEEHMKFINEIKESSENLLKSVTALENILSKFVVSL, from the coding sequence ATGAGAAGCATATTTTGGCGGCTTGTTATTTCATTTCTTATAGTAGCGACCATACCGGTGGGGGCTATTTATTATTTTGCGGTTGACGATAAAGTTATGCATGTCTTTGTTACAGTAGCAAGTGTTAGTTTTGCTTTGTCATTAATTTTATCAGTAATTATTTCATTAAATATTACAAGACCTATTAAAAAATTAATTGAAGAACTTAAAAAAGCACAAGAAGGAGATTTTACAGCTAAGGTAGATTTAATGAGAAAAGATGAGATTGGTACATTACTAACGACTTTTAATAGGACGATGGAAAATGTAAGAGCAATTTTACAAGACGTCTCTACTTTTGCTCAAAGCACTAAAGATACAGCAAATGCTCTTTTTAAGTCTATTGAACAAGGGAATATGACTTTTGAACAAATTTCTCAGGCAGTGGAAGAGATTGCAAATGGAGCTTCTGAACAAGCAAAAGATACTTCTAATGCAGCCGATATGGTGCAGAATATTGGGAATAGTATTGATAATTCCGCTAAATTTTTCAAAGCCGTAGAAGAGTCTACTATAAATGCTGATAAGCTTAGTCAAAATGGCATGCACACAGTAAATTCTTTGAAAGAAAAAACTGATGTTACAAAAGAGTCAATTGATGAAGTTGTTAGTGCGATAAATGAATTGCAAGCAAATTCTCACCATATTGAAAAGATTATAGAAGTGATAACGGGAATTGCAGACCAGACCAATTTGCTTGCCTTAAATGCTGCTATTGAGGCAGCAAGAGCTGGTGAGGCAGGTCGTGGGTTTGCAGTTGTTGCAGAAGAAGTTCGAAATTTAGCAGAACAATCAAGACAAGCTGCAAGTGAAATAGCCAAGATTATAAGTGAAATAGAGCAAAAGACAGACAAGACAGTTGAAAAAGCAAATTTGGTAAAGGAAATTGCGGAGGACCAAGCACATCATGTGGAAACTACATATGCTGCTTTTAATGAGATCAAGAGTTCAATAGATACTATTACGGAAAATATACATATGTTAAATAATGCGATGATGGAACTTTCAGGGTATAAAGATGAAATAATAGGATCTATAGCAAATATTACAGCAGTGTCAGAAGAGACTGCTGCGTCCACTGAAGAAGTTGCCGCATCTACAGAAGAGCACATGAAGTTTATAAATGAGATAAAGGAAAGTTCGGAAAATCTATTAAAGTCAGTTACTGCTCTTGAAAATATATTGTCAAAATTTGTTGTCTCATTATAA
- a CDS encoding FAD-dependent oxidoreductase — protein sequence MAKRYVIVGGDAAGMSAASQIRRQDPEGEIIVFEKEGVISYAQCGLPYFVGGVVAEKKKLIARTAEDFHSRYNIDVRLYHEVLQFKPQDKQVRVYRRQEKEEIIVPYDVLLIGTGSAAIVPPWEGRDLPGVFTLKTMGDAEKLLAWLEEHTPTKAVVIGGGYIGLETAEALHTRGFKVTVLDLAPQLIPTFDAPIAEIVQDTLKRHGVEVYLNEEVVGLEGDEKGVRAVVTKNGSFPADLVIISIGVRPVSELAREAGIELGPRNAILVNERLQTNISDIFAAGDCATHFHRIKNAPDYVPLGTTANKQGRIAGVNMAGGYARFAGIVGTAIVKVFDRTIARSGLSEKECDALGVPYQTVSIKARPISHYYPWEDEVLTLRLHFHRDNRKLLGGQIAGGGGVDKRIDVLATALFHGMTIDDLQALDLAYAPPYNSVWDPLQQAATVVQRGKE from the coding sequence ATGGCAAAACGATATGTAATTGTGGGCGGCGATGCTGCTGGAATGAGTGCTGCCTCACAAATTAGAAGACAAGACCCGGAAGGGGAAATCATTGTTTTTGAAAAAGAAGGAGTTATTTCCTATGCCCAATGTGGACTTCCTTATTTTGTAGGGGGAGTAGTAGCTGAGAAAAAGAAGCTTATCGCTCGTACTGCTGAGGATTTTCATTCTCGCTACAATATTGATGTGCGGTTGTATCATGAGGTTTTGCAGTTTAAGCCACAAGACAAACAAGTTCGTGTATATCGTAGGCAAGAAAAAGAAGAGATTATAGTTCCCTATGATGTTCTCCTTATTGGGACCGGAAGTGCAGCAATTGTTCCACCTTGGGAAGGGCGCGATTTGCCTGGAGTTTTCACATTGAAAACTATGGGAGATGCAGAAAAGCTTTTAGCTTGGCTTGAAGAGCATACTCCTACAAAAGCAGTAGTCATTGGTGGAGGATATATTGGTTTAGAAACAGCTGAAGCATTACATACAAGGGGATTTAAAGTTACAGTTTTGGATTTAGCTCCTCAGCTTATTCCGACTTTTGATGCTCCTATTGCTGAAATTGTACAGGATACTCTTAAGCGACACGGCGTGGAAGTGTACTTAAATGAAGAAGTTGTAGGTTTAGAAGGGGATGAAAAGGGAGTACGGGCAGTTGTGACAAAAAATGGTTCTTTCCCAGCCGATTTAGTCATTATTTCTATAGGAGTTCGCCCAGTTAGTGAGCTTGCCAGAGAAGCTGGTATAGAGTTAGGCCCTCGAAATGCGATTCTTGTAAATGAACGCCTACAAACAAATATTTCAGATATTTTTGCCGCAGGGGATTGCGCTACTCATTTTCATCGCATAAAAAATGCGCCAGATTATGTGCCATTAGGTACTACGGCTAATAAGCAAGGGCGTATTGCCGGTGTGAACATGGCGGGTGGATATGCAAGATTTGCAGGCATTGTCGGTACGGCTATTGTAAAAGTTTTTGATCGCACAATAGCTAGAAGTGGTTTAAGTGAAAAGGAATGCGATGCTTTAGGTGTGCCATATCAGACTGTTTCTATTAAAGCACGACCTATAAGCCATTATTATCCTTGGGAAGATGAAGTTTTGACTCTTCGCCTTCACTTCCATAGAGATAATCGCAAGCTTTTGGGAGGTCAGATTGCAGGGGGTGGCGGTGTAGACAAAAGAATTGATGTTCTTGCTACAGCTCTTTTCCACGGTATGACTATTGATGACCTTCAAGCTTTGGACCTTGCCTATGCACCTCCATATAACTCAGTGTGGGATCCTCTCCAGCAAGCTGCAACAGTAGTACAAAGAGGGAAAGAATGA